A single Paraburkholderia sp. FT54 DNA region contains:
- the cheY gene encoding chemotaxis response regulator CheY produces the protein MDKGMKILVVDDFPTMRRIVRNLLKELGYSNVDEAEDGQAGLARLRGGTYDFVISDWNMPNLDGLAMLKEIRADANLTHLPVLMVTAESKKENIIAAAQAGASGYVVKPFTAATLDEKLNKILEKMAKTGS, from the coding sequence ATGGATAAGGGAATGAAGATTCTGGTTGTTGACGACTTTCCGACGATGCGCCGGATCGTCCGCAACCTCCTCAAGGAACTCGGTTACTCGAACGTCGACGAGGCGGAAGACGGCCAGGCCGGTCTCGCGCGTCTGCGCGGGGGCACCTACGACTTCGTGATCTCCGACTGGAACATGCCGAACCTCGACGGTTTGGCCATGCTCAAGGAAATTCGCGCGGACGCCAACCTCACGCACCTGCCGGTGCTGATGGTGACGGCTGAATCGAAGAAGGAAAACATCATCGCGGCGGCTCAGGCCGGCGCGAGCGGTTATGTCGTCAAGCCGTTCACGGCCGCGACGCTCGACGAGAAGCTCAACAAGATTCTCGAGAAGATGGCCAAGACCGGGAGCTGA
- a CDS encoding CheR family methyltransferase: MMATRAQQRPDRADPVRSSEQTRDFEFTSADFARIRELIHRSAGISLSDHKRDMAYSRLARRLRARGLDTFKQYLDLLEAEDNPAEWEAFTNALTTNLTAFFREAHHFPILAEFVPRRAQPVSVWCSAASTGEEPYSIAMTLIEALGDSGARQASVLATDIDTQVLAKAEAGMYQFDQVKHLSPERLKRFFLKGTGAHAGMVKVRPEVRALVRFEQLNLTDRDYQLRSQFDAIFCRNVMIYFDKPTQAQVLARFEPLMKSGGLLFAGHSENFTYVTQAFKLRGQTVYELTRDATGARTPTATRGSATASHHTASGVTA; encoded by the coding sequence ATGATGGCAACGCGCGCACAGCAACGTCCTGACCGGGCGGACCCGGTCAGATCCAGCGAACAGACACGGGATTTCGAGTTCACGTCGGCGGACTTCGCTCGCATTCGCGAACTGATTCACCGCAGCGCCGGCATTTCGCTGTCGGATCACAAGCGCGACATGGCGTACAGCCGTCTGGCGCGCCGTCTGCGTGCCCGCGGGCTCGACACTTTCAAGCAGTATCTCGACCTGCTCGAAGCGGAAGACAATCCAGCCGAGTGGGAAGCGTTCACCAATGCGCTGACCACCAACCTGACGGCGTTTTTCCGCGAAGCGCATCACTTTCCGATCCTCGCCGAATTCGTGCCGCGCCGCGCGCAGCCGGTTTCGGTATGGTGCTCGGCGGCGTCGACCGGTGAAGAGCCGTACTCGATTGCGATGACGCTGATCGAAGCGCTCGGCGACAGCGGCGCGCGTCAGGCCTCGGTGCTCGCCACCGACATCGACACCCAGGTGCTGGCCAAGGCCGAAGCCGGCATGTACCAGTTCGATCAGGTGAAGCACCTTTCGCCCGAGCGGCTCAAGCGCTTCTTCCTGAAGGGCACCGGCGCGCATGCCGGCATGGTGAAAGTCCGCCCGGAAGTGCGCGCGCTGGTGCGTTTCGAGCAACTGAATCTCACCGACCGCGATTACCAGTTGCGCTCGCAGTTCGACGCGATCTTCTGCCGCAACGTGATGATCTATTTCGACAAGCCGACGCAAGCGCAAGTGCTCGCGCGCTTCGAGCCGCTGATGAAGTCGGGCGGCCTGCTGTTCGCCGGCCACTCGGAAAACTTCACGTATGTCACGCAGGCTTTTAAGCTGCGCGGCCAGACCGTCTACGAACTGACGCGTGACGCAACCGGCGCGCGTACGCCGACGGCGACCCGCGGCTCGGCGACGGCGTCGCATCACACGGCGAGCGGGGTGACGGCATGA
- a CDS encoding DUF2844 domain-containing protein produces the protein MWSRVRRAGVVTALALPCSLLAVQSAHAGLGGAPMTPPTGASVSSRTVQAGAGAGAGAADAAQGVMHSASNAGSSASTSASYTVRETTLGNDTVIREYLATNGTVFGIAWRGQQMPDLNDLLGSYFPQYVAGVKAVRAARGGGHGPVSVDQSSLVVRSGGHMGAFNGQAWLPAALPAGVSGSDIQ, from the coding sequence ATGTGGAGTCGTGTACGCCGCGCCGGAGTCGTGACGGCGCTTGCTTTGCCCTGTTCGCTGTTGGCCGTGCAGTCCGCTCACGCGGGACTGGGCGGCGCACCCATGACGCCGCCCACGGGCGCGTCAGTTTCCTCCCGCACCGTCCAGGCCGGTGCCGGTGCCGGTGCTGGCGCCGCCGACGCGGCGCAGGGCGTGATGCATTCCGCGTCCAACGCCGGGTCTTCCGCTTCCACTTCCGCGTCCTACACCGTGCGTGAGACCACGCTCGGCAACGACACCGTGATCCGCGAATATCTCGCCACGAACGGTACTGTCTTTGGCATTGCATGGCGCGGCCAGCAAATGCCGGATCTGAACGATCTGCTCGGCAGCTATTTCCCGCAGTACGTGGCCGGCGTGAAGGCCGTGCGCGCGGCGCGCGGCGGCGGCCACGGTCCCGTCTCGGTCGATCAGAGCAGCCTCGTGGTGCGCTCCGGTGGCCACATGGGCGCGTTCAACGGCCAGGCGTGGCTGCCTGCCGCGTTGCCCGCTGGCGTCAGCGGTTCAGACATCCAGTAA
- a CDS encoding chemotaxis response regulator protein-glutamate methylesterase: MQKIKVLCVDDSALIRSLMTEIINGQPDMTVVATAPDPLVARELIKQHNPDVLTLDVEMPRMDGLDFLEKLMRLRPMPVVMVSSLTERGNEITLRALELGAVDFVTKPKVGIRDGMLDYSEKLADKIRAAARARVRQAAPAQHAAAHAAQAPVGAAPLFNNPLLSTEKLIIVGASTGGTEAIREVLVPLPPDAPAVLIAQHMPPGFTKSFAQRLNGLCRITVKEAEHGERVLPGHAYIAPGHAHLLLARSGANYIAHLSEEPPVNRHRPSVDVLFRSAAQHAGKNAIGVILTGMGRDGAAGLLDMKKAGAYTLAQDEASCIVFGMPREAIALGAADEIAALPEMSRRVMARLSAMGDRVQRV, translated from the coding sequence GTGCAAAAGATCAAAGTACTGTGCGTCGACGATTCGGCGCTGATCCGCAGCCTGATGACGGAAATCATCAACGGCCAGCCGGACATGACGGTGGTGGCGACCGCACCCGACCCGCTGGTCGCGCGCGAACTCATCAAGCAGCACAATCCGGACGTCCTGACGCTCGACGTCGAAATGCCGCGCATGGATGGCCTCGACTTCCTCGAGAAACTGATGCGTCTTCGGCCGATGCCGGTTGTGATGGTGTCGTCGCTGACCGAGCGCGGCAATGAAATCACGCTGCGCGCGCTGGAACTCGGCGCGGTCGACTTCGTGACCAAGCCGAAGGTCGGCATTCGCGACGGCATGCTCGACTACTCGGAAAAGCTCGCCGACAAGATTCGCGCGGCGGCCCGCGCACGCGTGCGCCAGGCCGCGCCTGCGCAGCACGCGGCAGCGCATGCCGCGCAGGCGCCGGTTGGCGCCGCGCCGCTCTTCAACAATCCGCTGCTCAGTACCGAGAAGCTGATTATCGTCGGGGCGTCGACGGGCGGCACCGAAGCGATCCGCGAAGTGCTGGTGCCGCTGCCGCCCGATGCGCCCGCCGTATTGATCGCGCAGCATATGCCGCCGGGTTTCACAAAATCTTTTGCGCAACGCCTCAATGGTTTGTGCCGGATTACCGTTAAAGAGGCAGAGCACGGCGAACGCGTCCTGCCGGGACATGCGTATATCGCGCCCGGCCACGCTCATCTGTTGCTGGCCCGCAGCGGCGCGAATTATATTGCTCACCTGTCCGAGGAGCCGCCGGTCAACCGGCATCGTCCGTCGGTGGACGTGCTGTTCCGTTCGGCCGCGCAGCATGCGGGCAAGAACGCGATCGGCGTGATCCTGACGGGGATGGGGCGCGACGGCGCCGCCGGATTGCTGGATATGAAAAAAGCAGGGGCGTACACCCTTGCGCAGGACGAAGCGAGCTGTATCGTGTTCGGCATGCCGCGTGAAGCGATTGCGCTCGGCGCGGCGGACGAGATCGCCGCGCTGCCGGAAATGAGCCGACGCGTGATGGCGCGTCTCTCGGCGATGGGCGATCGCGTTCAGCGGGTATGA
- the flhB gene encoding flagellar biosynthesis protein FlhB yields MAEDSDLEKTESATPRRLQKAREEGQIVRSRELSTFALLAAGFFGVWGMSGSIGEHLQDMLRAAFTFDRAGAFETRRMLIGAGVAGREGLYALLPVLAFTGAAALLAPMALGGWQLSAKGLEPKFNRLNPIAGLGKIFSINGPIQLGMSLAKTLVVGGIGGTAIWNRREEILALATQPLQLALANTVHLIAVCCGMTVAGMFVVAAMDVPYQLWQFHKKLRMTKEEVKREHRESEGDPHVKGRIRQQQRAIARRRMMTNVPKADVVVTNPTHFAVALQYTDGEMRAPKVVAKGVNLVAARIRAIAAENNVPLLEAPPLARALYHNVELDREIPGPLYSAVAEVLAWVYQLRRFKAEGGDVPLAPTELDVPAEFDKGGVSDDEADQEAADTLNPATNPDNDDASGASA; encoded by the coding sequence GTGGCAGAGGATAGCGACCTCGAAAAAACCGAATCAGCCACTCCCCGGCGCCTGCAGAAGGCGCGCGAGGAAGGGCAGATCGTGCGTTCGCGGGAGCTGTCCACGTTTGCGCTGCTGGCGGCGGGATTCTTCGGCGTATGGGGGATGTCCGGCAGCATCGGCGAACATTTGCAGGACATGCTGCGCGCGGCCTTCACGTTCGATCGCGCCGGCGCCTTCGAAACCCGCCGCATGTTGATCGGCGCCGGCGTGGCGGGCCGCGAAGGGCTTTACGCGCTGCTGCCGGTTCTCGCCTTCACCGGCGCGGCCGCGCTGCTTGCGCCGATGGCGCTGGGCGGCTGGCAGCTGTCGGCAAAAGGCCTCGAACCGAAGTTCAACCGCCTCAATCCGATCGCCGGCCTCGGCAAGATATTTTCGATCAACGGACCGATCCAGCTCGGCATGTCGCTCGCGAAGACGCTGGTGGTGGGCGGGATCGGCGGCACGGCGATCTGGAATCGCCGCGAAGAGATTCTCGCGCTGGCGACCCAGCCGCTGCAGCTCGCGCTCGCCAACACCGTGCATCTGATCGCAGTGTGCTGCGGCATGACGGTGGCGGGCATGTTCGTCGTCGCCGCGATGGATGTGCCGTATCAACTGTGGCAATTCCACAAGAAGCTGCGCATGACGAAGGAAGAAGTGAAGCGCGAACACCGCGAAAGCGAAGGCGATCCACACGTCAAAGGCCGGATTCGCCAGCAGCAGCGCGCGATTGCCCGGCGCCGCATGATGACCAACGTGCCGAAGGCCGACGTGGTGGTGACCAACCCGACGCACTTCGCCGTGGCGCTGCAATACACCGACGGCGAGATGCGCGCGCCGAAGGTCGTCGCCAAGGGCGTGAACCTGGTGGCGGCGCGGATTCGCGCAATCGCGGCCGAAAACAACGTGCCGTTGCTGGAAGCGCCGCCGCTCGCGCGGGCGCTGTATCACAACGTGGAACTGGACCGCGAGATTCCGGGCCCGCTGTATAGCGCGGTCGCCGAAGTGCTCGCGTGGGTGTATCAGTTGCGGCGCTTCAAGGCCGAAGGCGGCGACGTGCCGCTCGCGCCAACCGAACTCGACGTGCCCGCGGAATTCGACAAGGGCGGTGTATCGGATGACGAAGCCGACCAGGAAGCCGCCGACACGCTCAACCCCGCTACCAACCCAGATAACGACGACGCTTCAGGAGCTTCCGCATGA
- a CDS encoding DUF3443 domain-containing protein — translation MRTKHIAVKLKDWMQAVVAVALVSTLVACGGGGGSNNDSSTTLNGGSLPASPTQQPIAATAANTVPITVGQGVSGVVNIPTVSVTICAPGSTSNCQTISNIQVDTGSFGLRVVNSVLNASLLNALPVSTIGGSGAQLAECATFADGFTWGTVRTATIAIGSERTTAAIPMQIIGDKDSSTVPTSGCGSGASENTAGDLGANGILGIGTSPNDCGNTCANAGTAATFSNYFACPGGVSCARTAVPLAQQVANPVAHFPADNNGVIVQMPPLPATGAPSATGTLVFGIGTQSNNALTGVQSFTTDTFGDLNNSVFQGTTVQAFLDSGSNGYFFSDSSIALCGSNFAGFYCPSSAQTRSLTLVGLNNAQTSASIGILSAATLFGNGNNFAFNDLAGQIGGSGSFDLGLPFFYGRHVYYGIDQTASGGQTPFVAF, via the coding sequence ATGCGAACCAAGCATATTGCTGTGAAGCTCAAGGACTGGATGCAGGCGGTCGTGGCCGTGGCTTTGGTGTCGACGCTCGTCGCGTGCGGCGGCGGCGGCGGCTCGAACAACGATTCGTCGACCACGCTGAACGGCGGCTCGCTGCCGGCCAGTCCGACCCAACAGCCGATCGCCGCGACGGCGGCCAACACCGTGCCCATTACGGTCGGTCAGGGCGTGAGCGGCGTTGTCAATATTCCGACGGTCAGCGTGACGATTTGCGCGCCCGGCTCGACCTCGAATTGCCAGACTATCAGCAACATCCAGGTCGATACGGGTTCGTTCGGGCTGCGCGTGGTCAACTCGGTCCTGAACGCCTCGCTGCTCAATGCGTTGCCGGTCAGCACCATCGGCGGCAGCGGCGCGCAACTCGCCGAGTGTGCGACCTTTGCGGACGGCTTCACGTGGGGGACGGTGCGCACCGCGACCATCGCGATCGGCAGCGAGAGAACGACGGCGGCCATTCCGATGCAGATCATCGGCGACAAGGACTCGAGCACGGTGCCCACGAGCGGCTGCGGCAGTGGTGCGTCCGAAAACACCGCTGGCGATCTTGGCGCCAACGGCATTCTCGGTATCGGCACGTCGCCCAACGATTGCGGCAACACCTGCGCCAACGCGGGGACGGCCGCCACCTTCAGCAATTACTTCGCCTGTCCGGGCGGCGTGTCGTGCGCCCGCACGGCGGTGCCGCTCGCGCAGCAGGTGGCCAATCCGGTCGCGCATTTCCCTGCCGACAACAACGGCGTGATCGTGCAGATGCCGCCACTGCCGGCCACTGGCGCGCCGTCGGCCACCGGTACGCTGGTATTCGGCATCGGCACGCAGTCGAACAATGCGCTCACCGGCGTGCAGAGCTTCACGACCGACACCTTCGGCGATCTGAACAACAGCGTGTTCCAGGGCACAACGGTGCAAGCCTTCCTCGATTCGGGTTCGAACGGCTACTTCTTCTCCGATAGCTCCATTGCCCTGTGCGGCAGTAACTTCGCGGGCTTTTACTGTCCGTCGTCGGCGCAAACCCGGTCGCTGACGCTGGTCGGATTGAACAACGCGCAGACGAGCGCCAGTATCGGCATCCTGAGTGCGGCGACGCTGTTCGGCAACGGCAACAATTTTGCGTTCAATGACCTGGCCGGACAGATCGGCGGTAGCGGCAGCTTCGATCTCGGCTTGCCGTTCTTCTACGGCCGCCACGTCTACTACGGCATCGATCAGACCGCGAGCGGCGGCCAGACGCCTTTCGTAGCATTCTGA
- the cheZ gene encoding protein phosphatase CheZ: protein MNLPTNAQGADAVNESGDFASDRILARIGQLTRTLRDSMRELGLDKHVERAAEAVPDARDRLKYIANMTEQAAERVLSAIDIAKPIQEQLQKDAGELDARWEQWYAAPMERGEVRALMNDTRSFLRGVPDATSATNSQLMEIMLAQDFQDLTGQVIKKITDVVYLIEQQLLGVLVENIALERREQFAANAAALAAEVSSTGSPEHLLNGPQINPEGKADVVQDQSQVDDLLASLGF, encoded by the coding sequence GTGAATCTGCCGACCAACGCGCAAGGCGCCGACGCGGTCAACGAGAGCGGCGACTTCGCGTCCGACCGCATCCTCGCCCGCATTGGACAACTGACGCGCACGCTGCGCGACTCGATGCGCGAGCTCGGGCTCGACAAGCATGTCGAGCGTGCGGCCGAAGCCGTGCCCGATGCCCGTGACCGTCTGAAGTACATCGCGAACATGACGGAGCAGGCCGCCGAGCGCGTCCTGTCAGCGATCGACATCGCCAAGCCGATCCAGGAGCAGTTGCAGAAAGACGCGGGCGAACTCGACGCGCGTTGGGAGCAGTGGTACGCGGCGCCGATGGAGCGGGGGGAAGTGCGCGCGTTGATGAACGACACGCGGAGCTTTCTGCGCGGCGTGCCCGACGCGACCAGCGCGACCAACTCGCAACTGATGGAGATCATGCTGGCGCAGGACTTCCAGGATTTGACCGGCCAGGTCATCAAGAAGATCACGGATGTGGTGTACCTGATCGAGCAGCAATTGCTCGGCGTGCTGGTCGAGAACATCGCGCTCGAGCGGCGCGAGCAGTTCGCGGCGAACGCGGCGGCGCTGGCGGCCGAAGTCTCGTCGACCGGCAGCCCCGAACATCTGCTGAACGGTCCGCAGATCAATCCGGAAGGTAAAGCGGACGTGGTGCAGGACCAGTCGCAAGTCGACGATCTGCTGGCAAGCCTCGGCTTCTGA
- the cheD gene encoding chemoreceptor glutamine deamidase CheD: MSSALPIATNLYFDNHFQRPGVKLLPNEFYTTHEDMVLVTVLGSCVAACIQDRTAGIGGMNHFMLPDDGADVGQAASDSMRYGAYAMEVLINELIKAGGRRERFEAKVFGGGAVLAGMTTMNIGDRNSEFVRRYLALEKIRIVAEDLQGSHPRKVAFMPRTGQVMVKKLRLQQEAGVAEREQALMRQSAEARAERLAAARKRVELFSTPAAPRPRVELFSTAAATRPKVELFGAGSRPINSNNARTTEEA; encoded by the coding sequence ATGAGCAGCGCCCTGCCGATCGCCACCAACCTGTATTTCGACAACCACTTCCAGCGCCCCGGCGTGAAGCTGTTGCCGAACGAGTTCTACACCACGCACGAAGACATGGTGCTGGTCACCGTGCTCGGTTCCTGCGTCGCGGCCTGCATTCAGGATCGCACGGCCGGTATCGGCGGCATGAATCACTTCATGTTGCCCGACGACGGCGCGGATGTCGGGCAGGCCGCGTCGGATTCGATGCGCTACGGCGCCTACGCGATGGAAGTGCTGATCAACGAACTGATCAAGGCCGGCGGACGGCGCGAGCGCTTCGAGGCGAAGGTGTTCGGCGGCGGCGCCGTGCTCGCCGGCATGACGACGATGAACATCGGCGACCGCAATTCGGAGTTCGTGCGCCGCTATCTGGCGCTCGAGAAAATCCGTATCGTCGCTGAAGATTTGCAGGGCTCGCATCCGCGCAAGGTGGCCTTCATGCCGCGCACCGGACAGGTGATGGTGAAGAAGTTGCGCCTGCAGCAGGAAGCGGGCGTGGCCGAGCGCGAACAGGCGCTGATGCGGCAAAGCGCCGAAGCGCGTGCCGAGCGGCTTGCCGCGGCGCGCAAGCGGGTGGAATTGTTCTCGACGCCGGCCGCGCCGAGACCCAGGGTCGAACTGTTTTCGACCGCCGCCGCCACCCGCCCGAAGGTCGAACTGTTCGGCGCAGGCTCGCGCCCGATTAATTCAAACAACGCCAGAACTACAGAGGAGGCGTGA